From Sphingobacterium bambusae:
CATCATCAAAAGACAACGTAAAACGAGAAACCTGCGATTGCGAGGAATGTGGAACGTCTTCCAAAGATTTTTGCCGTCTTTTATAAGCGGGCTCATTCTCCAATTCCTGCAGACCATTGCTTGATTTCAATTTCATGCTCAATTCCTTCAAACGCAAGATACGTTCTTTCGTTTTCATCAATTGATCTTCAAAATCGATCTCTTTTGGCTCTGTGGGAACTGCAGGAGCCTCACTAAAGGTATTCCTTACAACAGGCGTTACCTCTGGTTCTGCATCTTTCTCATTTGCACCACTGTAAGCATCAAAAACAGAAGGAAGTTTAAATTCGAACATCGAGGGCGACGTCTTCAATTCAAATCCGCCGTTATTTTGTACCGGGACTTCTTCTTCTTGTTCAGGCTCATCAAAACTCAAGGTATGACGTATTACCTGTGGCTCTTCATTTTTCAAGATAGAAGAATGAATAGGCTTTGGCGAGGTGAACAGATCTACCTGTGGCTGTGCAGACATGCTTGTTGGCTCAACCGCGATGGAATTCTGCACAGGCTTAATATATGTTTGTTGGGTTGTTGCTGGCTCTTGCTTTGCAACAAACTGATTTTGAACCACTGGCTTAACAAACTGATTCGCTACAGGCTCAGGGGTTAAGGGTAACGCTATTTTTTCTTTTTCTTTCTCTTTTACGCGCTCTTCGGCTGTCTGAAAACCTGTGGCAATGATGGTTACGGACAGCTCGTCTTCAAAATTTTCATCGATACAATTACCCCAAATCAAATCTGCGGATAGGCCAGCTTTCTCTTGGATGTAATCTGTTACAATAGCAACTTCATCCATCGTTACTTCCTTCCTACCGGAGGTGATATTTAATAGAATATAACGTGCTCCTTCGATTTCGTTATCTTTCAATAATGGGGATGCCAACGCACCAGTAACCGCTTCAATAGCACGATTTTCGCCCGTAGCAATGGCATTACCCATGATAGCTACACCACTATCGTTCATCACGGTACGTACATCTTTGAAATCGACGTTGACATATCCAGGGATCGTGATAATTTCCGCAATACCTTTCGCTGCTGTCGTTAAAATATCGTCGGCTTTAGCAAACGCTGCCGTCATCGTCAAATTACCAAATATTTCACGCAAGCGATCATTGGAAATAACCAAATAGGAGTCAACATATTTGCGCAACTCTTCCAAACCTTCTTCAGCTTGAGAGCGGCGTCGTTTACCTTCGAACGTAAATGGAGTAGTGATGATCGCGACAGTAAGTATACCAAGCTCCTTTGCTGCTTTAGCCAACACCGGACTTGCACCAGTACCTGTTCCACCGCCCATTCCTGCTGTAATGAAAAGCATCTTCGTGTTGGTTCCCAACATACGCTTGATGTCTTCAATACTTTCAATAGCCGAATTCTCGCCTACATCTGGATCAGCACCGGCACCCATACCTTCTGTCAAACTCGCTCCCAACTGTACCTTATTCGGAATAGGACTCAACTCCAACGCCTGCGCATCCGTATTACAAACGATGAAATCTACACCACTAATCCCCTGCTTGTACATGTGGTTAACGGCATTGCCTCCGCCACCACCAACACCAATAACCTTGATTATCGATGATTGTTCCTTTAACATTTCAAATTGTATCGACATAAAATAACCCTATTTAACTCTTGCTAAACCACTTAGATAATCCCCCATAGGTTCAACAATTCCAATGTAATAATACCAAATTATTCACCATAGTTTTCCACAATTGTTAAATTGTGGAAAAAACCTCACTTGTGGAAAACTTACTTTTTCCCGATAAAAGTATCGTCATCTATTCCCGCATCATCCTTGATAAAATCGGAGAGGATTTTGGTGAACCAACTCTCTTTTTTACGCTTTTCTTCTGCGATTTCGGTAACCTTTTCTTTGCTCACTTTCTTCGTCACCATCTCCTGTTGAGTAGCCTCATCTTCCTCAATGGCTTGCACCCCTTTTATCAATAAACCGATCGAAGTAGCATACATCGGGCTTTTCAACTCCTCCAAGGCTTGCTTATTTAGCATTTCAGTCTTCGCCAAATATTCGTTCGGATAGCCGATGCGACAACCTATGCCGGTGATATACTCTACCAACTGCACCAAATGCTTCAACTGTGCACCGCCACCAGTGATAACGATGCCAGCAATCAAACGATCTTCATAGCCTGATGATTTGATTTCATAATATACGTGCTCAATGATTTCTTCCATCCGTGCCTGAATAATATAGGCTAGATTCTTAACCGAAATCTCTTTCGCTTCACGTCCACGGATACCGGGCACGCAGATTACCTCGTTATCTTTATTTTCATCGGCCAACGCAGATCCGTAACGAACTTTAAGTTGCTCCGCTTGGTTGCGCAACACCGAACAACCTTGTTTAATATCTTCTGTAACAATATTTCCGCCTAAAGGAATAACTGCCGTGTGGCGAATTATACCTTCATGGAAGATGGCTACATCCGTAGTACCGCCACCAATATCAACCAGCACAACACCAGCAGTTTTCTCTTCTTCGTCCAACACAGCTTCAGACGAGGCAAGAGGTTCCAATACCAACGAAGACACTTCAAGATCAGCATTATCCACACAGCGTTTGATATTACGGATATCCGTGACCCGGCCCGAGATGATATGGAAATTAGCTTCCACACGACGGCCCGCCATCCCGATAGGCTCTTTAATTCCCGGCTCGTTATCGATGGTAAATTCCTGCGGTAGTACATGGATAATCTCTTCCCCTGGAGGAAGCACCAACTTGTACATATCCGAGATCAATTGCTCTACATCTAATCGACCTACCTCATCGTAATCGCGCTTGGTAAGAATACCGCGGTGCTGAATACTTTTGATATGCTGTCCGGCGATACCTACGTTAACGACTTTAATATCCACATTCGATTGACCTTCCGCAATGGCGACGGCTTCCCGGATACTGCTTACGGTCTTTTGAATGTTGGCAACCACTCCGCGATTCACACCTGAAGACTCGGCTTTCCCCACCCCCAACAGCTCAATCTTCGTACTACCACTACGACGACCCACTGTCACGCAAATCTTCGTGGTTCCGATATCCAATCCTACGATGATCGGATTCTCCTTTTCGTTTTCTGCTAATCTTGGTTTCATATGCTGTGTATTTGTTGCTGTATATTACTATTACTGTGTTACTTAATTCATTTTCATTTTTGTCTGCAAGCTATCGAGTATCCACCCTTCTTTACGCTCACAGATGATCTGGCCATCATACTTTACATTTACTCTTTCATAGGCATCCGAGCCCACGCGCGGTAAAATATTTTTATAGAAAACGACCAGTCTTTCTAATTTTTCATCCAATTTCATGGCATTTCCCAACACCAATTGCTGATTACCCACTCGCGGGACAATTTCTATATCGCCAGCGTCATTGACATAAAGCTGCACAATCTGGTTGCTCCATAATGGATCTCCTTTCACATGCTCAACAATGGTCACCAAATCTTTGACCAATTTAGTTTCTATCGTGTCCAACGCTTTCTTATACCCTTCTTTAATGTTTCCATTCGCCACGAGCACATGTGGAACGTAACGTAATGTCACCGGCACCTTTGCTCCTTTGGTATCGATATAATATTCATTTCCGGCTCTATTGACAATCCGTAAGACAACCTCGCGTTGTTGGACAGAAATTTGGAGCACGCCGTCCATATCCACATATATTTCTGCCGCCGATACGTAAGGCAATTGCATCAATGCCTGCTCTATTTCTTCAATCGGAATCTGCAACAGTGTCTTCCCGACAACGCTACCGAACTTAGCCTTCACCAAGTCCGAAATGTCGTGCTGATCGATAAATGCCTCTTTGCCTTCTACCATCACACGCATCGCGGTGCACACCTGCGCATTATCCTTCTTTTTCACCAAGCTCATCAACATACCTACCCCGACCAGCGCAACGACCACCAAACAGGCGTAGCCTATTAGCCTCCAAGGTATATTGCGCAATGTGTTAAGCATGTTGTAACAATTCCTTTAAAGGCTTCACAAGTCTATCAATGTCGCCGGCACCAACCGTCACGACCAAGTCGGGTTTTTCCTCCTTCACGATATCCAATACCATTGCAGGGGTTACCAAGCGCTTATTCTCCAAGTCAATTTTATCCAGCAGCCATGCCGAGTTAACGCCTTCTATCGGCAACTCGCGCGCAGGATAGATATCCATCAACAGAAGCTCATCCGCCATTCCTAACACTTCAGCAAAGCCGTCGATAAAATCTCTTGTGCGGCTGAACAAATGCGGCTGAAAGATCACGGTTAGCTTTTTCGAAGGATACAGCTTTCTCATGGATTCCAAAAAGGCGCGCAACTCTTCCGGATGGTGTGCATAGTCATCGATGTATGTAGCGGTCGCTGTACGCACGATGTATTCAAAGCGGCGTTTTGCGCCGCGAAAAGAAGTTAGAGCCTGGCGAATAGCTGCCTCATCGATCTGCAATGCTAACGCTACGGTGATGGCTGCAACAGCATTTTCCACATTATGAAGACCGGGGATCCCTAGATGTAAATCCGCCAATGAAACATCATCCTTTCCGATATAATCGAAATAAAATTCACCAGATACTACGCGAATATTTTTAGCGTAAGCGTCGCACACCTCCTCTTTGGCATAGCTCAACGTCCCAGTGAATGGAAGACCTTTTTTTACGATCGACAAACCATCATCCACCACCCTCTCCAAAAACAAATTGAAAGAATCAATCAAATGTTGCTCATCACCATAAATATCCAAATGGTCAGCATCCGCCGAGGTTACGACCGCGATATTGGGGTGCAGGGTGAGGAACGAGCGATCATACTCATCCGCCTCAACCACTACGACATTATTCGCGCCGTACAATACATTGCTGTTATAATTCGAACTGATTCCACCGAGGAAAGCCGAGCAGTCATAGCCTGAATCTTTTAAAATGTGCGCAATCATTGTAGAAGTCGTTGTCTTACCATGTGTTCCTGCAACAGCAATCGTAAACCGACTCGCACTGATAATACCTAAAACCTCGGATCGCTTATACAGTGTAAATCCTCTATCTAGGAAAAAGTTTTTCAATCCCAGATCTTTTGGCACCGCAGGCGTAAAAATCAACAATGTTTCTGGAGACAGCACTTGGTAAGCATCGGGAATTAAAGACACATCGTCTTGATAGATCACCTCTATCCCCTCTTGCGCCAACGCTTGGGTCAAGTCCGTTTCCGTCTTGTCATAACCTTTCACCTCACAGCCCAAATGATGAAAGTAACGAGCTAAACCGCTCATACCAATTCCTCCGATTCCGAGGAGATAAACACGTTTTATATGATCGAGATTCATCATTTATCTAATTAATTTTAACACTTCTTTTGCTATTGTTTCATCAGCATCCAACATAGCTAGCTTGCTAATTTGCTCGCTTAGCTCAAAACACTTTGCCTCGTCGTTCGCCAAAGAAATAATGGTATCGACCAAATTTGTTCGCGCGCTGATGTCAGACACCAGTATAGCCGCATCTTTACTGACCAAGGCCTTTGCATTCTTTGTTTGATGATCCTCCGCAACGTTGGGCGAAGGCACCAAAATAACCGGCTTACCTACAGCACACAACTCAGATATCGTCCCCGCTCCAGCGCGCGAAACGACAAAATCCGCAGCAGCGTAGGCATAATCCATACGTTGTAGGAATGGAAGCAACACCACATTAGCAGGCAATCTATCGACTAACGTATTTTTCAGCGCCTCATAGTAATAGCTCCCACATTGCCAAATAACTTGAATGTCCTGCTCAACGAAACTATCTAAACCTGCAAGCACACAATCATTTAGTGTCTTGGCACCTAAACTGCCTCCGGTGACTAATAACGTCTTTTTCCCTTCTTGCAAGCCAAAGGACGCCAAACCCTCCCGTTCCCGACCTTCAATTTGCACGGAGGATCGACGAATGGGATTTCCTGTTAGCAAGATCTTCTGCGCTGGAAAAAACTTATCCATTCCCTCGTAAGCCACACAAATCTTGCTCGCTTTTCTTCCCAGCCGCTTATTTGTAACGCCCGCGTACGAGTTTTGCTCTTGAATCAGCGTAGGCAGACCTAAAGCATTTGCCATCATCAACAAAGGCCCCGAAGCGTAACCGCCAACACCAACTGCAACATCAGCCTTGAAAGACTTGATCAAGCGTCTCGCTTTAAGCAGGCTATCCAGCATCTTAAACGGCAACCCCAGATTTTTCACTAAGGACTTACGGTCGATACCTTGAATATCCAAGCCCACAATCTCATAACCAGCAGCAGGGACGCGCTCCATCTCCATGCGACCGTTTGCACCGACGAACAAGATCTCGACATCGGGTTGCAACCGTTTTAAGGCATTGGCAATCGCTATCGCCGGAAAGATATGTCCTCCAGTTCCACCACCGCTTATGATTACTTTGTGTGCCATAATGCTATTAAATTGTTCCTACAACCACTTTCTTCGGCTTCGGAACTTCATATAACTCTTCTTTATCCTTTAACTCTTCTATATTCCGGCTCACGCTGAGGATAATCCCAAGAGCAACGCTCGTGAACAAAATAGACGTACCTCCCATACTCACCAGTGGCAAAGGCACCCCCGTCACAGGACCTAAACCAACCGCAACAGCCATGTTTGCCAACGCTTGGATCGTCAAACTAAAACCTAAACCCGCCGCCAAGAAAGCACCGAATGCCCGTGGACTCAACGTCACGATACGTATACAGCGATACATCAATGCCATATATAGCAGCAGCAATATTGCGCCACCAAGGGTACCGTATTCTTCGATGATGATGGCAAAAATAAAATCAGAGTAAGGGTGTGGCAATAAATTACGTCCAACACTGTTGCCTGCACCTTTGCCAAAAAATTCGCCAGACGCAATTGTCATCTTTGCTAAATTCGCCTGGTAATTTTTATCCTCTTGAAACGACACGGTTCCCGTCGTTGCCTCCTCTGTCTTGAAAAATCCTTCAATACGACTAAAGTAGGTAGCACGCCGAGGACCGACCGAAATAACGATAAGACCCAGTAAACCAACGCCTAACGAAACGATAGCGATCTGCTTAAAAGAAATCCGTCCGATCAGCAACAATAGAATACTCGTTCCAAAAAGCATCAATGCTGTCGACAAGTTAGCCCAAGCGATCAACACAAATACCGCACAAACTGCCCCCATTATTGGCGCAAATGACTTCTTTACGTCTTTAATATCCTCCTGTTTACGCGATAACATCCGCGCCAAAAACGTGATAAGCGCAAGCTTGGCCAAATCCGAAGTTTGAAATGTCTGGTTGATAACCGGGATCGTAACCCAACGGCTAGCATCGTTCACTTTATTTCCGCCTATCAACGTAAACAGCAGTAGCGGAATGGTGATAATCATTAGCAACTTCGAGATGCCAGCATAGTAGCGATAATCCAGTTTATGGGACAAGTACATCAGGCCTATACCAATGGCGATGATCGAGAAATGCTTAAAAAGATAGAGCTCAGTACCTTTACCTTCCTTGTAAGCGAGCGTCCCTACAGAGCTATAAACAGCCAATAGCGACCAACCGGACAATACGATCACAATGATCCATATCCATTTATCTCCTTTTAATTTACTAAAAATCTGATCCATCACCGTATGCGTTTATTAAGCCTTACAATGCCATTACTGCTTCTTTAAATTTATCGCCTCTTTCTTCGTAGTTCTTGAACCAGTCAAAGCTTGCACAAGCCGGTGATAACAACACCGTATCGCCTTTTTTCGATAGGTGCGACGCCATCTCTACTGCTTCTTGCATCGAAGAGCTGTTCACAATAACATCCGTATCATCTTCAAAGGATTCATGAATGCGCACGGTATCTTTTCCAATGCACACAATCGCTTTTACCTTCGCTTTCACCAAGTCACGAAGCATCTCATAATCGTTCCCTTTATCCACACCTCCCATAATAAGGATAATGTCGGGAGAGAAGCTTTCCAGTGCATACCAAACCGAATTGACATTTGTCGCTTTCGAATCGTTGATATAGTTCACCCCTCCGATACAGGCCACATGCTCTAAGCGATGTTCAATATTGACATATGAACTCATACTTTCCTTCATCGTCTGGTTGCGCAACTCCATAGCTTTGGCAACCAAGCCCGACGCCATGTTATTGTAGACGTTATGTTTTCCCTGTAATGATAGTTCTTCAATATTCATCGCAAAAATTTCTTTGTTAGGTATGTTAATTACAATATTTTTATGTTCGTCCAAATAAGCACCTCGCTCTAGCACTTCCCTTTGCGTAAAAGGAAGGTGTAGTGCTTTCGTTTCATACAACGGCAGTGCTTTCGCCGTCTCTTCATCATCCAAGCAATAGATAAAATAATCTGCTTCCGTTTGATTGCGCACCATCCTAAATTTGGAGGCCACGTAATTCTCCAATCGATAATCGTAGCGATCCAAATGATCGGGCGTAATGTTCAGGATGACGGCAACATCAGCCCTAAATTGATACATATCGTCCAACATAAAGCTGGATATCTCTAGGACATATATGTCATAGTCTTCTCGAGCTACTTGAAGAGCAAAGCTTTTACCTATATTACCTGCCAATCCCACGTTCACGCCTGCCTTCTGCAACATGTAGTATGTCAGCATGGTCGTCGTCGATTTGCCGTTCGATCCCGTGATACAATACAGCTTAGCATCCGTATACTGAGCAGCAAACTCAATCTCTGAGATCACAGGCACATTAGATGCCTTCAGAGCTTTCACCAAAGGTGCTTTCTCCGGTATTCCTGGACTCTTCACCACGAGCTCCGCCTGCAAAATACGTTCTTCACTATGCTGCAGCTCCTCGAAAGCGATCCCTTCAGCCAACAATGTTGCCTTGTAGTGCTCTGCTATCGGTCCCTTGTCCGACACGAACACATCGAAGCCTTTATCTTTAGCCAATACAGCTGCGCCGACACCGCTTTCGCCCGCGCCCAACACCACTAAAAATCCCGATTGCGGATAATATGTCGTTGCTATATTGGGCATGTTACCTAGTTTTTAATGTGACAATTGTTACAATGGCCAAGATGATGGATACGATAAAGAAGCGCATAACAATCTTGGATTCATGATATCCTTTTTTCTGATAATGGTGGTGTAATGGAGACATTAGAAAAATACGCCTCCCTTCCCCATATTTCTTTTTTGTGTATTTGAAGTAGGAAACCTGCAGAATGACGGACACGTTCTCTAAAAGAAACACACCGCACAACACCGGTATCAGCAATTCCTTACGAATCAAAATAGCAAAAGCCGCTATGATACCACCAATTGCCAAACTTCCCGTATCTCCCATGAAAACTTGTGCTGGAAAGGCGTTGTACCACAAAAAACCAGTACAAGCTCCAACAAATGCTCCCGCAAAAATCACCAGTTCGCCAGAGTTCGGGATATACATGATATTGAGGTAGTCCGAGAAAATAACGTTACCCGACACATAGGCCAAAATAGCCAAGGTAATACCAATGATTGCAGAAGTACCAGTAGCCAATCCATCAATTCCATCGGTGATATTCGCACCATTTGAAACCGCGGTAACGATAAAAACAACTACCACGAGAAAAACAATAAACGTGACCAAACTACCTTTTAGACCAAACATGCTCAAAACCTTTGCATAGTCGAATTCATTGTTTTTATAAAAGGGGATATTCGTCTTCGTCGATTTCACATTCTCGGCATAATAACGCTCGCCCGTTTGCGTATCGGTCATGATTTGTACCGCACGTGTTGAGGTAGGATTTGTGACTTCTTGACGCGACACAATCTCGGGATGAAAATACATCGTAATTGCGATCAACGTCCCCAACCCAACCTGACCAATAACCTTGAAACGCCCTGCAAGACCCTCTTTGTTTTTCTTGAAGACCTTGATATAATCATCTAAAAATCCAATTGCACCCATCCAGACCGTCGTCACGATCATGATGATCACATAAATATTATCCAATTTAGCGAATAGCAATGTAGGAATAAGGATCCCCGCAATGATGATCAAACCACCCATGGTAGGTGTTCCGGCCTTTTGTTTCTCGCCTTCCAGCCCGAGGTCGCGAACAGTCTCTCCGACTTGCCTGTTATGCAAGGCGCGAATAAGCCGACCGCCATATACCGTGGTAATAATCAACGAAACAATAACAGCCATAGCCGTACGGAACGAGATGTACTGAAACAACCCTGCACCGGGAATATGCACATGTTCTTGTAGCCAGCTAAATAAATAATATAACATTCTTCTTTATTATTGTTCGTTAAACGTTTGTTCTAATATCTCCCTATCATCAAAATGATGACGCTGTCCATTTACCTCTTGGTATTTTTCATGGCCTTTTCCTGCTACCAAAATAATGTCGCCAGGCTGCGCCAAATGACAGGCCGCTCGTATAGCTTCTTGACGTTCAGCAATCGTGAAGACATTCTTCCGATCTTTTGCCGTTATTCCTGCTTCCATATCCCGAATTATAGCCGCGGGATCTTCCGTTCTCGGGTTGTCCGACGTAAGGATCACACGATCGCTCAAGCGCACCGCCACAGCGGCCATTTCTGGGCGCTTCGTTTTATCCCGATCGCCACCACAGCCCAAAACCGTAATAATTTGCTGGTTGCCTGCACGTAAGTCGCGGATTGTAGACAGCACATTTTCCACCGCATCCGGCGTATGCGCATAATCCACGATACCAGCTACACCATTTGCCGAACGCACCACCTCAAAACGCCCCTCTGCACCACTGATCTCACTCATCGCAGTCAGCACTTTCATGGTCTCCTGCTCTAACAAAATAGCAGCACCATACACCGCCAACAGATTATATGCATTGAAACCACCCACGAGTTTCACCCAAAGCTCATGCCCGTCGATATTCAATAGCATGCCATCAAAGTGGCTTTCCACAATACGAGCTTTGAAATCGGTCATATTTTTTAAACCGTAGCTCTTCTTGTGCGCGAAGGTATTTTGCAACATGACCGAACCATTTTTATCATCAATGTTAGTCAGTGCAAAAGCGTAGCGATCGAGGTCATCAAAAAATTTCTTCTTCGCTTTAATATAGTGATCAAAAGTTCCGTGAAAATCCAAATGATCATGGGTGATATTCGTAAAAATACCTCCAGCGAAACGCAAGCCGGCGATGCGTTGTTGCACAACAGCGTGCGAGCTCACTTCCATAAAGCAATAGTCACAGCCGTCATCCACCATATCTCTTAACAAAGCGTTCAAGGCTAATGGATCCGGTGTGGTATGCGTTGCGGGAATGATCCGCTCACCTATTTTATTTTGTACCGTAGAAATCAGTCCTACGTGGTATCCCAAGTTCTCAAAGAGATTAAAGAGTAAAGTAGCCACCGTAGTCTTACCATTGGTCCCGGTTACGCCGACAAGCTTCAACTCCTTCGAAGGATCTCCATAAAAATTAGTCGCCAATAAACCCAGCACGTAGGAAGTGTCGTCTACTAACACATAGGTAACATCCTCTTGCAATGCTTCAGGCAATTCTTCCAATACTAGGACGCTTGCACCAAGCTCCAGTGCCGTATCGATATACAAATGTCCGTCGGTATGCACGCCACGAACCGCCACAAACATGCTGCTTGCAACAACCTTCCGCGAGTCGAAACATATCGACTGTACATCCAACTCGAGCGATCCTTCGAGCTGCTGTACTGGAATAGCGTGTAATAATTCTTTCAGCTTCATATTTATCAATTCAGTGCCAATACAATTGGCGTACCTGCTTTCAATTTCACTCCAGCAACCAAGGATTGCGTTACTACTCTACCCCTTCCCGACACCTTGGTTTTAAATCCTGCATTCTCCATCGTAAAAACGGCATCCGAAAGCCCCATACCCAACACATTAGGAACGATTCCCTCTTTAATTTGCACCTCAACAAAAGGAACACCTTTTGCGGAAGAATCCGTAGGCTGTGCCAGCGCCGTCCAAGCTGTGGGATGAAAGCCCAAGGCCTCATAAACCGCATTAGAAGCTTCCTTCGAGCCTCCCAGTGTCAATGGCGTTTTTGCGCCGGCCACATTAACTTTTCGCGCAGCGAAGGTACCATGCAAGGAAAGATCATTTGCATATACCATATCCGCCAATTCTTTGAAGACAGGCCCCGCTATCGCCCCTCCATAATAACCTTTCCGCGGATTACGGATAACGACGATCATCGAGTACTTCGGGTTTTCTGCAGGAAAATAACCTGCGAAAGATGACTGGTATCGCCTTGCTCCATATCCTCTTGCCCCATCATTCATCTGTGCCGTTCCGGTCTTACCAGCCGAACTGTATAAAGGCGAGCTCAATTTTTTGCCGGTGCCTTCCGTCATCACCCCTTCCAACATGCCCTGCACCTTATCTATAGCCGTTTTTGATGCAATCTGCTTACTAATCACACGAGCTTGAAAACGTTCTACTGTGTTTC
This genomic window contains:
- the ftsZ gene encoding cell division protein FtsZ, which translates into the protein MSIQFEMLKEQSSIIKVIGVGGGGGNAVNHMYKQGISGVDFIVCNTDAQALELSPIPNKVQLGASLTEGMGAGADPDVGENSAIESIEDIKRMLGTNTKMLFITAGMGGGTGTGASPVLAKAAKELGILTVAIITTPFTFEGKRRRSQAEEGLEELRKYVDSYLVISNDRLREIFGNLTMTAAFAKADDILTTAAKGIAEIITIPGYVNVDFKDVRTVMNDSGVAIMGNAIATGENRAIEAVTGALASPLLKDNEIEGARYILLNITSGRKEVTMDEVAIVTDYIQEKAGLSADLIWGNCIDENFEDELSVTIIATGFQTAEERVKEKEKEKIALPLTPEPVANQFVKPVVQNQFVAKQEPATTQQTYIKPVQNSIAVEPTSMSAQPQVDLFTSPKPIHSSILKNEEPQVIRHTLSFDEPEQEEEVPVQNNGGFELKTSPSMFEFKLPSVFDAYSGANEKDAEPEVTPVVRNTFSEAPAVPTEPKEIDFEDQLMKTKERILRLKELSMKLKSSNGLQELENEPAYKRRQKSLEDVPHSSQSQVSRFTLSFDDGETEIRPNNSFLHDNVD
- the ftsA gene encoding cell division protein FtsA; translation: MKPRLAENEKENPIIVGLDIGTTKICVTVGRRSGSTKIELLGVGKAESSGVNRGVVANIQKTVSSIREAVAIAEGQSNVDIKVVNVGIAGQHIKSIQHRGILTKRDYDEVGRLDVEQLISDMYKLVLPPGEEIIHVLPQEFTIDNEPGIKEPIGMAGRRVEANFHIISGRVTDIRNIKRCVDNADLEVSSLVLEPLASSEAVLDEEEKTAGVVLVDIGGGTTDVAIFHEGIIRHTAVIPLGGNIVTEDIKQGCSVLRNQAEQLKVRYGSALADENKDNEVICVPGIRGREAKEISVKNLAYIIQARMEEIIEHVYYEIKSSGYEDRLIAGIVITGGGAQLKHLVQLVEYITGIGCRIGYPNEYLAKTEMLNKQALEELKSPMYATSIGLLIKGVQAIEEDEATQQEMVTKKVSKEKVTEIAEEKRKKESWFTKILSDFIKDDAGIDDDTFIGKK
- a CDS encoding cell division protein FtsQ/DivIB, translating into MLNTLRNIPWRLIGYACLVVVALVGVGMLMSLVKKKDNAQVCTAMRVMVEGKEAFIDQHDISDLVKAKFGSVVGKTLLQIPIEEIEQALMQLPYVSAAEIYVDMDGVLQISVQQREVVLRIVNRAGNEYYIDTKGAKVPVTLRYVPHVLVANGNIKEGYKKALDTIETKLVKDLVTIVEHVKGDPLWSNQIVQLYVNDAGDIEIVPRVGNQQLVLGNAMKLDEKLERLVVFYKNILPRVGSDAYERVNVKYDGQIICERKEGWILDSLQTKMKMN
- the murC gene encoding UDP-N-acetylmuramate--L-alanine ligase, producing the protein MNLDHIKRVYLLGIGGIGMSGLARYFHHLGCEVKGYDKTETDLTQALAQEGIEVIYQDDVSLIPDAYQVLSPETLLIFTPAVPKDLGLKNFFLDRGFTLYKRSEVLGIISASRFTIAVAGTHGKTTTSTMIAHILKDSGYDCSAFLGGISSNYNSNVLYGANNVVVVEADEYDRSFLTLHPNIAVVTSADADHLDIYGDEQHLIDSFNLFLERVVDDGLSIVKKGLPFTGTLSYAKEEVCDAYAKNIRVVSGEFYFDYIGKDDVSLADLHLGIPGLHNVENAVAAITVALALQIDEAAIRQALTSFRGAKRRFEYIVRTATATYIDDYAHHPEELRAFLESMRKLYPSKKLTVIFQPHLFSRTRDFIDGFAEVLGMADELLLMDIYPARELPIEGVNSAWLLDKIDLENKRLVTPAMVLDIVKEEKPDLVVTVGAGDIDRLVKPLKELLQHA
- the murG gene encoding undecaprenyldiphospho-muramoylpentapeptide beta-N-acetylglucosaminyltransferase, with protein sequence MAHKVIISGGGTGGHIFPAIAIANALKRLQPDVEILFVGANGRMEMERVPAAGYEIVGLDIQGIDRKSLVKNLGLPFKMLDSLLKARRLIKSFKADVAVGVGGYASGPLLMMANALGLPTLIQEQNSYAGVTNKRLGRKASKICVAYEGMDKFFPAQKILLTGNPIRRSSVQIEGREREGLASFGLQEGKKTLLVTGGSLGAKTLNDCVLAGLDSFVEQDIQVIWQCGSYYYEALKNTLVDRLPANVVLLPFLQRMDYAYAAADFVVSRAGAGTISELCAVGKPVILVPSPNVAEDHQTKNAKALVSKDAAILVSDISARTNLVDTIISLANDEAKCFELSEQISKLAMLDADETIAKEVLKLIR
- a CDS encoding FtsW/RodA/SpoVE family cell cycle protein; translated protein: MDQIFSKLKGDKWIWIIVIVLSGWSLLAVYSSVGTLAYKEGKGTELYLFKHFSIIAIGIGLMYLSHKLDYRYYAGISKLLMIITIPLLLFTLIGGNKVNDASRWVTIPVINQTFQTSDLAKLALITFLARMLSRKQEDIKDVKKSFAPIMGAVCAVFVLIAWANLSTALMLFGTSILLLLIGRISFKQIAIVSLGVGLLGLIVISVGPRRATYFSRIEGFFKTEEATTGTVSFQEDKNYQANLAKMTIASGEFFGKGAGNSVGRNLLPHPYSDFIFAIIIEEYGTLGGAILLLLYMALMYRCIRIVTLSPRAFGAFLAAGLGFSLTIQALANMAVAVGLGPVTGVPLPLVSMGGTSILFTSVALGIILSVSRNIEELKDKEELYEVPKPKKVVVGTI
- the murD gene encoding UDP-N-acetylmuramoyl-L-alanine--D-glutamate ligase gives rise to the protein MPNIATTYYPQSGFLVVLGAGESGVGAAVLAKDKGFDVFVSDKGPIAEHYKATLLAEGIAFEELQHSEERILQAELVVKSPGIPEKAPLVKALKASNVPVISEIEFAAQYTDAKLYCITGSNGKSTTTMLTYYMLQKAGVNVGLAGNIGKSFALQVAREDYDIYVLEISSFMLDDMYQFRADVAVILNITPDHLDRYDYRLENYVASKFRMVRNQTEADYFIYCLDDEETAKALPLYETKALHLPFTQREVLERGAYLDEHKNIVINIPNKEIFAMNIEELSLQGKHNVYNNMASGLVAKAMELRNQTMKESMSSYVNIEHRLEHVACIGGVNYINDSKATNVNSVWYALESFSPDIILIMGGVDKGNDYEMLRDLVKAKVKAIVCIGKDTVRIHESFEDDTDVIVNSSSMQEAVEMASHLSKKGDTVLLSPACASFDWFKNYEERGDKFKEAVMAL